A stretch of the Aegilops tauschii subsp. strangulata cultivar AL8/78 chromosome 4, Aet v6.0, whole genome shotgun sequence genome encodes the following:
- the LOC141021899 gene encoding uncharacterized protein, with the protein MIEVGDFGEILSDDTVHALQLLDPPVTHEPECCAISQHAVSGEEAPSTIRLRAQVGDQYMLLLVDPGSSHSFISDSFVQRVSAKTEALPPVSVRVANGHRLHCNKIVRQLGWQVPGHTFHTDFRVLPLGADDGVLGMDWLASHSPMNCHWQLKTITSQTEGKTVHLQGVRTSDLPPITELDAYELRRMEVANDIWTAALVTVERADKAVPEPIPPNIQKVLSEYKDVFAEPTTLPPRRQYDHGIHLEPGTVPINTKPYRYSPAQKDEIEK; encoded by the coding sequence ATGATCGAAGTAGGGGATTTTGGAGAGATTCTATCGGACGACACAGTGCATGCTCTGCAACTCTTGGACCCGCCTGTCACCCACGAGCCTGAATGCTGTGCAATTTCGCAACATGCAGTTTCAGGAGAAGAAGCCCCATCTACCATTCGCCTGCGCGCACAAGTGGGAGATCAGTACATGCTGTTGTTAGTGGATCCGGGTAGCTCACATAGTTTCATCAGCGATTCCTTTGTGCAGCGCGTGTCAGCAAAAACAGAGGCCTTACCACCAGTGTCAGTTCGAGTGGCAAATGGGCACCGGCTACACTGCAACAAGATCGTTCGGCAACTGGGATGGCAGGTACCTGGACACACGTTTCACACGGATTTCAGAGTACTGCCACTGGGAGCAGACGATGGAGTCCTCGGTATGGATTGGTTGGCCTCACACAGTCCCATGAATTGCCATTGGCAACTGAAGACGATCACGTCCCAAACTGAAGGGAAGACAGTACACCTTCAGGGCGTTAGAACCTCAGATCTTCCACCAATCACAGAATTGGATGCATATGAACTTCGTCGCATGGAAGTGGCCAACGACATCTGGACTGCAGCCCTGGTTACAGTTGAGCGGGCAGATAAAGCAGTCCCCGAACCAATTCCACCAAATATTCAGAAAGTGCTGTCCGAATACAAGGATGTGTTCGCCGAACCCACCACGTTACCGCCTCGTCGACAGTATGACCATGGTATTCACCTTGAACCAGGCACTGTTCCTATCAATACCAAGCCATATCGCTACTCACCTGCTCAGAAGGACGAGATTGAGAAGTAG